GCTGCATTTTTACAAGAGGCCAGTGCAATTTTGGACAATCCTAAATTAATGGAACTTTCAAAGGATATGACCTCTATCGGAGATGCATGGCGCGATTTTGCCGTAGATGCCTCCCGAATCTACAAGAATAGAAATGCAGCGAGTAGTGGTTATGATGAAGTGGCCCTACAGCTAGAAGCATTGGCCAATAGGGAAGAACAGTTTTTTAAATCCCTGAAAAAAGCGGTATAAGAGCACCAATTGTCCTATGATTCAAATCGAACAACTTTCGAAAAAATATAAGGATGCTGAACATTTTTCCTTGTTAGACCTGGATTTAAAGATTAATTCAGGAGAAATATTTGGATTACTGGGGCCAAATGGGGCTGGTAAAACGACACTTATCTCCATACTCTGTGGATTGATAAAGCCTACATCCGGCACTTTTACCATTGACGGATTGGATTTTAAATCCCACAAAAATCAACTTAAACAACTTATTGGAATTGTGCCTCAAGAATATGCGCTGTATCCCAGCCTAACGGCATATGAAAACCTTTATTATTTTGGGAGTATGTTCGGGCTAAAGGGGCCATCCTTTAATGCCTTAATTGAAGAATATCTAGATATTTTAGGGCTTGGACAATTTGCCCATAAAAAGATAAAGGCCTTCTCTGGGGGAATGAAGCGACGGGTAAATCTTATTGCAGGTATGTTACACCGGCCTAAAGTGCTTTTTTTGGATGAACCCACTGTTGGGGTAGACGTGCAATCCAAGACGGTAATCATTGATTTTTTGAAGGAGCTAAATTCTAATGGA
This window of the Maribacter cobaltidurans genome carries:
- a CDS encoding ABC transporter ATP-binding protein, with protein sequence MIQIEQLSKKYKDAEHFSLLDLDLKINSGEIFGLLGPNGAGKTTLISILCGLIKPTSGTFTIDGLDFKSHKNQLKQLIGIVPQEYALYPSLTAYENLYYFGSMFGLKGPSFNALIEEYLDILGLGQFAHKKIKAFSGGMKRRVNLIAGMLHRPKVLFLDEPTVGVDVQSKTVIIDFLKELNSNGTTIIYTSHHLNEAENFCSRVGIIDHGKLICLGTPKELIQNEQGAQHLEEVFLALTGKALRDYA